One Torulaspora globosa chromosome 5, complete sequence DNA window includes the following coding sequences:
- the YPT35 gene encoding Ypt35p (ancestral locus Anc_5.410) encodes MNVLAPEPITLADDESASSLGPTAALNVLRAHVTDCTVVSGENGSKFAVWKVTLELQRPDAPADGHPSVAIYKRYSEFRRFRDQLARRCPASDLPQLPPRVSWYQSWRYQDVNLDRAWLARRRQGLDYFLNKILLDQTLVAANRELIVRFLEPQPAANGL; translated from the coding sequence ATGAATGTGCTGGCGCCAGAGCCGATCACGCTGGCGGACGACGAGTCCGCCAGCAGTCTCGGGCCCACCGCAGCGCTCAACGTGCTGCGGGCCCACGTAACCGATTGCACCGTCGTGAGCGGTGAAAACGGCTCCAAGTTCGCCGTCTGGAAGGTCACCCTCGAGCTGCAGCGCCCGGACGCTCCCGCCGACGGCCATCCCAGCGTCGCCATCTACAAGAGATACTCTGAGTTCCGCCGCTTCCGCGACCAGCTGGCTCGACGCTGCCCGGCCAGCGACCTGCCCCAGCTGCCCCCCAGGGTCAGCTGGTACCAGTCCTGGCGCTACCAGGACGTCAACCTCGACCGGGCGTGGTTGGCCCGTCGCAGACAGGGCCTTGACTACTTCCTCAACAAGATCCTACTCGACCAGACGCTGGTCGCCGCGAACAGAGAGCTCATCGTCCGCTTCCTCGAGCCGCAGCCGGCTGCCAATGGCCTCTGA
- a CDS encoding uncharacterized protein (Ty like retrotransposon) produces MDDPAERPILIKRQKMKTLFDSGSPTSFIRADMVKSLNLRTYETPPFRFRGFIPTDASTTTEAVSLTVPVEDLQIPVVAYILESMDYQLLIANPILRRYSKLLSIILESTPNLKACENRVKVSYLEPESTGNRGNSRRPEMSLATTTLEAIDRKSIGHRGKAKCDVPSPVTTTSETASALDNPGYPGDPELIVQELLEQIPGGDGREVPGCKRKRFSPAVVREQRL; encoded by the coding sequence ATGGATGATCCGGCTGAGAGACCAATCCTGATAAAAAGACAAAAAATGAAAACATTGTTTGATAGTGGATCGCCCACTTCATTCATTCGTGCGGATATGGTGAAGTCATTGAACCTAAGGACATACGAGACACCACCATTCCGATTCAGAGGGTTTATCCCTACCGATGCGTCGACGACAACGGAAGCCGTAAGTCTAACCGTTCCGGTAGAAGACTTACAGATCCCAGTAGTGGCATATATCCTGGAGAGTATGGACTATCAACTGCTAATTGCCAATCCTATCCTCCGCCGCTACTCGAAACTTTTGTCAATAATATTGGAATCGACCCCGAACCTGAAAGCTTGTGAAAATCGTGTCAAGGTTAGCTACCTTGAGCCTGAGTCTACTGGTAATCGTGGTAATTCCAGAAGGCCTGAAATGTCTCTTGCTACCACTACtcttgaagcaattgaccGGAAATCCATTGGCCATCGTGGTAAAGCCAAATGTGATGTTCCATCTCCTGTTACCACTACTTCTGAGACAGCGAGTGCGCTTGACAACCCTGGTTATCCAGGTGATCCCGAGTTAATCGTTCAAGAGTTATTGGAGCAGATTCCTGGAGGAGATGGGAGAGAAGTCCCTGGTTGCAAGCGTAAGAGGTTTAGCCCTGCGGTTGTCCGTGAACAAAGGTTGTAG
- a CDS encoding integrase catalytic domain-containing protein — MDFVTGLPPTTNNLNMILVVVDRFSKRAHFIATRKTLDTSHLIDLLFRYVFSYHGFPRTITSDRDIRITAGKYQEFTRRLGIKSTMSTPNHPQTDGQTERTIQTLNRMLRAYDSTDIENWHKYLPQIEFVYNSTANRTLGASPFEIDLGYAPNEPVLKTDEELNARDFSAVEMSRRLKAITLQAKERLEAAQVEMEVNNNKGRKPLILERGDDVLVHRDEYFPFTLVPSTSSKKSMTTLMKSD, encoded by the coding sequence ATGGATTTTGTGACTGGACTACCGCCCACAACGAATAACCTGAACATGATTCTAGTTGTGGTGGACCGTTTTTCTAAACGTGCCCATTTCATTGCAACAAGAAAAACCCTCGACACATCTCATTTGATAGACCTGTTATTCCGCTATGTGTTTTCGTATCATGGGTTCCCGAGAACTATCACCAGTGATAGAGATATCCGCATCACTGCAGGCAAATATCAGGAATTCACGAGACGGCTGGGGATTAAATCGACAATGTCGACCCCGAATCACCCCCAGACGGATGGTCAAACTGAAAGGACCATCCAGACACTGAATAGAATGCTCAGAGCATACGATTCAACAGATATCGAAAATTGGCATAAATATCTGCCGCAAATTGAGTTTGTCTACAACTCAACTGCAAATAGAACTTTAGGTGCATCACCGTTTGAAATAGACTTAGGATACGCTCCTAACGAACCGGTGCTCAAGACAGATGAGGAGCTTAATGCAAGAGACTTTTCAGCCGTCGAAATGTCTCGACGTTTGAAAGCTATTACATTACAAGCGAAGGAACGCTTGGAAGCTGCTCAGGTAGAAATGGAAGTTAATAACAACAAAGGACGGAAACCGCTGATCCTGGAAAGAGGAGATGACGTTCTCGTCCACAGAGATGAGTACTTCCCATTTACGTTGGTCCCTTCTACGTCGTCAAAAAAATCCATGACAACGCTTATGAAATCAGACTAG
- a CDS encoding thioredoxin-disulfide reductase (ancestral locus Anc_5.411) has product MNDDVDFTKVYKDRPRDSFMRIYRTLSSSIRVGMTATHHRVTIIGSGPAAHTAAIYLARAEIKPTLYEGMFANGIAAGGQLTTTTEIENFPGFPEGLTGGELMERMKQQSERFGTEIVTETVSKVDLSSRPFKLWTEFNEDSEPITTDAIILATGASAKRMNLPGEETYWQQGISACAVCDGAVPIFRNKPLAVVGGGDSACEEAGFLTKYGSKVFMLVRKDHLRASTIMQRRAEKNDKIEILYNTVALEAKGDGKLLNALRIKNVKTNEESDLAVNGLFYAIGHTPATKIVEGQVETDEAGYIQTVKGSAETSVPGFFAAGDVQDSRYRQAITSAGSGCMAALDAERYLTSLE; this is encoded by the coding sequence ATGAACGATGACGTAGATTTTACGAAGGTATATAAAGACAGGCCTCGAGACAGTTTTATGAGGATCTACAGGACACTGAGTAGCAGTATAAGAGTAGGGATGACAGCAACGCACCACAGAGTTACGATTATCGGATCTGGTCCGGCAGCACACACGGCAGCGATCTATTTGGCGAGAGCGGAAATCAAGCCAACGCTGTATGAGGGCATGTTTGCCAACGGGATCGCGGCAGGCGGTCAATTGACCACAACGACGGAGATCGAGAACTTCCCCGGGTTTCCAGAGGGCCTGACCGGCGGGGAGCTGATGGAGAGAATGAAGCAGCAGTCGGAGAGGTTTGGGACGGAGATCGTGACGGAGACGGTGTCGAAGGTGGACCTGTCGTCGAGACCTTTCAAGCTGTGGACTGAGTTCAACGAGGACAGCGAGCCGATCACGACGGACGCAATCATCCTCGCCACGGGAGCGTCCGCGAAGAGGATGAACCTGCCAGGCGAGGAGACGTACTGGCAGCAGGGCATCTCGGCGTGTGCCGTGTGCGACGGGGCGGTTCCGATCTTCAGGAACAAGCCGCTGGCCGTCGTGGGCGGCGGCGACTCGGCGTGCGAGGAGGCCGGGTTCCTGACCAAGTACGGGTCCAAGGTGTTCATGCTGGTGAGAAAGGACCATCTGCGTGCGTCGACAATCATGCAGAGACGGGCGGAGAAGAACGACAAGATCGAGATCCTGTACAACACGGTTGCGCTCGAGGCCAAGGGCGACGGCAAGTTGCTGAACGCGCTCAGAATCAAGAACGTCAAGACCAACGAGGAGAGCGACTTGGCCGTGAACGGCCTGTTCTACGCGATCGGCCACACGCCCGCCACGAAGATCGTCGAGGGCCAGGTCGAGACCGACGAGGCAGGCTACATCCAGACCGTCAAGGGCTCCGCAGAGACCTCTGTGCCAGGTTTCTTCGCCGCCGGTGACGTGCAGGACTCCAGGTACAGACAGGCTATCACCAGTGCGGGCAGCGGATGCATGGCCGCACTGGACGCGGAGAGATACTTGACCTCGTTGGAGTAG
- the GRE3 gene encoding trifunctional aldehyde reductase/xylose reductase/glucose 1-dehydrogenase (NADP(+)) (ancestral locus Anc_5.409) translates to MSRTVALNNGMKMPLVGLGCWKIPNEVCASQVYEAIKIGYRLFDGAQDYGNEKEVGEGIRKAIQEGLVKREELFVVSKLWNSFHHPRNVKKALQRTLDDMQLDYLDLFYIHFPIAQAFVPFEEKYPPGLYTGAQDEKEGVMSQESVPIIDTYRALEALVDEGLIRSIGISNFSAALVMDLLRGCRIRPVALQIEHHPYLTQERLVSYVKQQGIQIVAYSSFGPQSFLEMDSELARSTPPLFENHTVVDIAANHGPEVSPSQVLLRWATQRDIAVIPKSSKQERLAQNLKIDEMLTLSDQELAQVSSLNKNIRFNDPYTWSSRTPFPIFD, encoded by the coding sequence ATGTCTAGAACAGTAGCATTGAACAACGGCATGAAGATGCCCCTTGTCGGGCTGGGATGCTGGAAGATCCCCAACGAGGTGTGTGCTTCGCAAGTGTACGAAGCCATCAAGATCGGGTACAGACTGTTTGACGGCGCTCAGGACTACGGCAACGAGAAGGAGGTTGGCGAGGGCATCAGGAAGGCGATTCAGGAGGGACTGGTCAAACGTGAGGAGTTGTTTGTTGTGTCGAAGCTGTGGAACAGCTTCCACCACCCACGGAACGTGAAGAAGGCGTTGCAGAGGACGTTGGACGACATGCAGCTGGACTACCTGGATCTGTTCTACATCCACTTTCCCATTGCCCAGGCGTTTGTTCCCTTCGAGGAGAAGTATCCACCGGGGCTGTACACTGGGGCCCAGGACGAGAAGGAGGGCGTGATGTCGCAGGAGAGCGTCCCGATCATCGACACGTACCGGGCCCTGGAGGCGCTGGTCGACGAGGGGCTGATCAGGTCGATCGGGATCTCCAACTTCTCGGCAGCGCTGGTGATGGACCTGCTGCGTGGCTGCAGGATCAGGCCCGTGGCGCTGCAGATCGAGCACCACCCGTACTTGACGCAGGAAAGGCTCGTGAGCTACGTGAAGCAGCAGGGCATCCAGATCGTCGCCTACTCGTCGTTCGGCCCGCAGTCGTTCCTCGAGATGGACTCCGAGCTGGCCAGGTCGACGCCTCCGCTGTTCGAGAACCACACCGTGGTCGACATCGCGGCCAACCACGGCCCAGAGGTGTCGCCCTCGCAGGTGTTGCTGAGATGGGCCACCCAGAGGGACATCGCCGTGATCCCCAAGTCCTCCAAGCAAGAAAGGCTCGCCCAGAATCTCAAGATCGACGAGATGCTGACGCTGAGCGACCAAGAGCTCGCACAGGTCTCGTcgctgaacaagaacaTCAGATTCAACGATCCATACACCTGGTCCAGCAGGACCCCGTTCCCAATCTTCGACTAG